Proteins from a genomic interval of Tenacibaculum sp. SZ-18:
- a CDS encoding patatin-like phospholipase family protein: MIKESYKCSIDNLNKLDKSVPINLVLSGGGEKGVAHISLLEELEKRNIKINSISACSAGSLVGSMYASGVSAKEILTFFKKTDIFQYSWLTFGKAGIFNSDNYSKLLNGKIKDTFEELSIPLYLSTTNLNKGVTHYFSEGDLRKPVLASCAVPGLFNPIDINGELYSDGGILDNFPITPFKGSEYPIIGSYVVYPSVKKNKDLSSTYKVLEHSFKLLSLSSEEYKFFKTFATVCFPLEDYSSFDKKEVNKIYKVAKKYLNERLK; the protein is encoded by the coding sequence ATGATTAAAGAATCCTACAAGTGCTCTATTGATAATTTAAATAAACTGGATAAGAGTGTTCCCATTAATTTGGTATTGAGTGGAGGCGGAGAAAAAGGAGTAGCTCATATTTCACTACTAGAGGAATTGGAGAAACGAAATATAAAAATAAATTCAATTTCAGCTTGTAGTGCAGGTTCTTTGGTAGGCTCGATGTATGCTTCGGGTGTTTCAGCAAAAGAGATTTTAACATTTTTTAAAAAGACAGATATATTCCAGTATTCGTGGTTAACCTTTGGTAAAGCTGGAATTTTTAACTCTGATAACTATTCAAAATTGTTGAATGGTAAAATTAAGGATACATTTGAAGAGTTATCGATTCCTTTATATTTATCGACTACTAATTTAAATAAAGGAGTCACTCATTACTTTAGTGAAGGAGACTTAAGAAAGCCAGTTTTAGCATCTTGTGCAGTTCCTGGGTTGTTTAATCCAATTGATATAAACGGTGAATTGTATTCTGATGGAGGTATTTTAGATAATTTTCCGATTACGCCGTTTAAAGGGTCTGAGTATCCAATCATTGGAAGTTACGTGGTGTATCCATCTGTAAAGAAGAATAAAGATTTAAGTTCAACTTATAAAGTATTAGAACACTCTTTTAAGTTGTTATCTCTGTCTTCTGAGGAATATAAATTTTTTAAAACTTTTGCAACGGTGTGCTTTCCGCTTGAAGATTACAGCAGTTTCGATAAAAAAGAAGTGAATAAAATTTATAAAGTAGCAAAGAAATATTTAAATGAAAGATTGAAATAA
- a CDS encoding prephenate dehydratase: MKKIAIQGIEGSNHHIVATQFFDKNISLKECLSFDVLVDSLINNESNQAIMAIENTIAGSIIPNYALIDKNNLHISGEYYLPIHHHLMALPNQDISEIKEVCSHPMALLQCKEFFKQYKHIKLVEDVDTAEIAKRISKKKLSGVAAIAPKIAADIFELEVLEDEIQTIKNNATRFVILQTSQPKNGIDSINKASLKFELDHKRGSLAAILNVMSDCKLNLTKIQSLPKIETPWKYAFFVDVTFDTYEDYKKAKAIIEIMATDFKILGEYKNGRS, translated from the coding sequence ATGAAAAAAATAGCCATTCAAGGAATAGAAGGAAGCAACCACCACATTGTTGCAACTCAATTTTTCGATAAAAACATTTCACTAAAAGAATGTTTATCGTTCGATGTACTTGTTGATAGTTTAATTAACAATGAATCCAACCAAGCAATCATGGCAATTGAAAATACAATTGCTGGTTCTATTATTCCGAATTACGCATTAATCGACAAGAATAACCTTCACATTTCTGGAGAGTATTACTTACCAATTCATCATCATTTAATGGCGTTACCAAATCAGGATATATCAGAGATAAAAGAAGTTTGTTCACACCCAATGGCACTACTGCAGTGTAAAGAATTCTTCAAACAATACAAACATATAAAATTGGTAGAAGATGTTGATACAGCTGAGATTGCAAAACGAATATCTAAGAAAAAATTATCCGGCGTTGCTGCAATTGCACCTAAAATCGCTGCTGATATTTTCGAACTTGAAGTATTAGAAGATGAAATTCAAACAATAAAAAATAATGCTACTCGCTTCGTTATTCTTCAAACTTCTCAACCAAAAAATGGAATAGATTCGATTAATAAAGCATCATTAAAGTTTGAGTTAGATCATAAACGAGGAAGTTTAGCTGCCATTTTAAATGTAATGAGCGATTGTAAATTGAATCTTACCAAAATTCAATCGTTACCAAAAATCGAAACACCATGGAAATATGCATTTTTCGTAGACGTGACTTTTGACACTTATGAAGATTACAAAAAAGCGAAAGCTATTATAGAAATTATGGCTACAGATTTTAAAATATTAGGAGAATACAAAAACGGAAGATCATGA
- a CDS encoding pyridoxal phosphate-dependent aminotransferase: MIEFANRLQTVEEYYFSKKLREVRGLVAEGKPIINMGIGSPDLAPPTEVITAITKSMTEAGAHKYQSYQGIPEFRAAVSSFYKSNYNVSLDTNTEILPLMGSKEGIMHISLAILNEGDSVLIPNPGYPTYSSVTKLVGANPIYYDLVEEHNYQPNFEALEEEDLSNVKLMWINYPHMPTGTNASENTFRNIIEFAKKHNIVVVNDNPYSFILNEKPTSILQVNGAKEIALELNSLSKSFNMAGWRVGMLSGKQEFLNEILKVKTQMDSGMFYGIQKGAIAALQLSKEWFSSINSIYEARRALIHELIEKLGLTCKKDGSGMFVWTKIPSNQKSEDYIDNLLHKYNLFVAPGSIFGSQGEGYIRFSLCVKEEDIKTAIKRIDNLV, encoded by the coding sequence ATGATAGAATTTGCAAACCGTTTACAAACCGTTGAAGAATACTACTTCTCTAAAAAGTTAAGAGAAGTTAGAGGATTAGTTGCTGAAGGAAAACCAATCATAAATATGGGAATTGGTAGTCCAGATTTAGCTCCACCAACCGAAGTAATTACAGCAATTACGAAAAGTATGACTGAAGCTGGGGCTCATAAATACCAAAGCTACCAAGGAATTCCTGAGTTTAGAGCAGCTGTGAGTTCTTTTTACAAATCGAACTACAATGTTTCTCTTGATACTAATACCGAAATACTTCCTTTAATGGGTAGTAAGGAAGGAATTATGCATATTTCATTAGCCATTTTAAATGAAGGGGACAGTGTTCTAATTCCTAATCCAGGTTACCCAACATACAGTTCAGTTACGAAACTTGTAGGTGCAAATCCTATATATTATGATTTAGTAGAAGAGCACAACTACCAACCAAATTTTGAAGCTTTAGAGGAAGAGGATTTAAGTAACGTAAAACTAATGTGGATTAATTACCCACATATGCCAACAGGAACAAATGCTTCTGAAAATACGTTCAGAAATATTATTGAGTTTGCTAAAAAGCATAACATTGTTGTTGTAAATGACAATCCGTATAGTTTTATATTAAATGAAAAACCTACGAGTATTTTACAAGTTAACGGAGCAAAAGAAATAGCATTAGAATTAAACTCTCTAAGTAAATCTTTCAACATGGCAGGTTGGAGAGTTGGAATGTTATCGGGAAAACAAGAATTCTTAAATGAAATTTTAAAAGTGAAAACTCAAATGGATTCTGGAATGTTTTACGGAATTCAAAAAGGAGCTATAGCGGCTTTACAACTTTCAAAAGAATGGTTTAGTAGTATTAACTCAATTTATGAGGCCAGAAGAGCACTAATTCATGAACTTATAGAAAAATTAGGCCTTACTTGTAAAAAAGATGGTTCAGGAATGTTTGTTTGGACAAAAATTCCGTCTAACCAAAAATCAGAGGATTATATTGATAACCTTCTTCACAAGTACAATCTATTTGTTGCTCCTGGAAGTATTTTCGGAAGTCAAGGTGAAGGATATATACGTTTTTCTTTATGCGTAAAAGAAGAAGACATAAAAACAGCGATTAAAAGGATAGATAATTTGGTGTAG
- a CDS encoding prephenate dehydrogenase, with protein sequence MNVFIVGVGLIGGSLALDIQKEFNNAVIYGIDRNEDHLEEALSLEIIEKKATNQDVAIADIVIVSIPVDVSLYVIPEILNYIPDNCLVLDVGSTKELVCDAIANHPKRRNFLATHPIAGTEFSGPKAALTDLYRGKTNIICEVEKTAFKLQEKALEIFSKLGMRIRYMDPKSHDKHIAYVSHLSHISSFMLGKTVIEKEKNERDIFDMAGSGFASTVRLAKSSPAMWTPIFEQNKNNVLETLDEYIENLQNFKTLLEQNNFSEIYSEMENTNHIKQILNGIQEVKLP encoded by the coding sequence ATGAATGTATTTATAGTTGGTGTAGGATTAATCGGCGGAAGTTTGGCGCTAGATATTCAAAAAGAATTTAACAATGCTGTCATTTATGGAATAGACAGAAATGAAGATCATTTAGAAGAAGCTTTGTCTTTAGAGATTATTGAAAAAAAAGCAACAAATCAAGATGTAGCAATAGCTGATATTGTAATTGTTTCTATTCCTGTAGATGTTTCTTTATATGTTATTCCTGAAATATTAAATTATATTCCAGACAACTGTTTGGTTTTAGATGTGGGATCTACAAAAGAATTGGTTTGTGATGCTATAGCTAATCATCCAAAAAGAAGAAATTTTTTAGCGACACATCCTATTGCAGGAACTGAATTTTCAGGACCGAAAGCTGCGTTAACAGATTTATATCGAGGAAAAACTAATATCATTTGTGAAGTAGAAAAAACCGCATTCAAATTGCAAGAAAAAGCTTTGGAGATTTTCTCAAAATTAGGAATGCGCATTCGATATATGGATCCTAAATCCCATGATAAACATATTGCTTACGTATCACATTTATCTCACATCAGCTCTTTTATGTTAGGGAAAACAGTTATTGAAAAAGAGAAAAACGAACGTGATATTTTCGATATGGCAGGAAGTGGTTTCGCTTCAACAGTGCGCTTGGCAAAAAGTTCACCAGCTATGTGGACTCCAATATTTGAACAAAACAAAAATAATGTTCTAGAAACCCTAGATGAATACATTGAAAATTTACAAAACTTTAAAACGCTGTTAGAACAAAATAATTTTTCAGAAATCTACTCTGAAATGGAAAACACCAATCATATCAAACAAATTTTAAACGGAATTCAAGAAGTAAAGCTTCCTTAA
- a CDS encoding bifunctional 3-deoxy-7-phosphoheptulonate synthase/chorismate mutase type II, with the protein MENTKKLRTWLDDFKLSHPLVIAGPCSAETEEQVLKIAHELKDTDATVLRAGIWKPRTRPGNFEGVGALGLKWLQRAKKETGMLTSTEVANKDHVKLALEHDIDILWIGARTTVSPFIVQEIADALEGTDKIVLVKNPVNPDLALWLGAIERLYSANIKKLGVIHRGFSTYEKTRYRNNPNWQIPIELQNRFPDLPLICDPSHIAGRRDIIFDICQTALDLNFDGLMVETHHDPDNAWSDAKQQITPETLIQMMVDLKIRKETDTEADYSNALNTLRTQIDVVDHQLIEMLGKRMKISDQIGALKKDKNVAILQTKRWNEILGKMILEGEENNLSEEFVLRIFKAIHQESINHQKKIINQ; encoded by the coding sequence ATGGAAAATACCAAAAAATTAAGAACATGGTTAGATGATTTCAAATTAAGTCATCCATTAGTAATTGCAGGACCTTGTAGTGCAGAAACAGAAGAGCAAGTATTAAAAATTGCTCATGAATTGAAAGATACTGATGCAACAGTATTAAGAGCGGGAATTTGGAAACCAAGAACAAGACCTGGAAATTTTGAAGGTGTTGGTGCACTTGGATTAAAATGGTTACAAAGAGCCAAGAAAGAAACCGGAATGTTAACTTCTACAGAAGTTGCCAATAAAGATCATGTGAAGTTAGCTCTAGAACACGACATTGATATTTTATGGATCGGAGCAAGAACAACGGTAAGTCCATTTATTGTTCAAGAAATTGCAGATGCTTTAGAAGGAACTGATAAGATTGTTTTAGTTAAAAATCCTGTAAATCCAGATTTAGCTTTATGGCTAGGTGCTATTGAGCGTTTATACTCTGCAAATATCAAAAAGTTAGGAGTTATTCACAGAGGATTTTCAACGTATGAAAAAACGAGATACAGAAATAATCCGAATTGGCAAATTCCTATTGAATTACAGAATCGTTTCCCAGATTTACCATTAATCTGCGATCCTTCTCATATTGCTGGGCGTAGAGACATCATTTTTGATATCTGCCAGACTGCTTTAGATTTAAACTTTGACGGTTTAATGGTAGAAACTCACCACGATCCTGATAATGCTTGGAGTGATGCGAAACAGCAAATTACTCCGGAAACATTAATCCAAATGATGGTAGATTTAAAAATCAGAAAAGAAACGGATACGGAAGCTGATTATAGTAATGCCTTAAATACATTAAGAACTCAAATTGATGTGGTAGATCATCAGTTAATTGAAATGTTAGGAAAACGTATGAAAATTTCTGATCAGATTGGTGCTTTAAAGAAAGACAAGAACGTTGCGATTCTTCAAACAAAACGTTGGAACGAAATTCTAGGCAAAATGATTCTAGAAGGTGAAGAAAATAATTTAAGTGAAGAATTTGTACTCAGAATATTTAAAGCAATTCACCAGGAAAGTATCAATCACCAGAAGAAAATTATTAACCAATAA